Proteins from a genomic interval of Pseudoruegeria sp. SHC-113:
- the lpxA gene encoding acyl-ACP--UDP-N-acetylglucosamine O-acyltransferase: protein MAIHATATVHPSAFVEEGAVIGPECQIGPFCTVGPEVRLGRGVVLKSHAVVTGDTEIGDETVIFPFASIGEIPQDLKFAGEHTKLIVGKRNRIREGVTMNTGTEGGGGITRVGDDCLFMTGAHVGHDAQVGNRLIMANQSALAGHCVIEDDVIIGGLSGIHQWVRVGQGAIIGAVTMVTNDVIPYGLVQGPRGNLDGLNLVGLKRRGVDRADITALRAAFQMLAQGEGAFAERARRLGEETESAYVQQIVDFILGESDRHFLTPG from the coding sequence ATGGCGATCCATGCCACCGCCACCGTGCACCCCAGCGCCTTCGTGGAAGAAGGGGCTGTGATCGGGCCCGAGTGCCAGATCGGCCCGTTCTGCACGGTTGGCCCCGAAGTGCGCCTTGGGCGCGGCGTCGTGCTGAAAAGCCATGCCGTTGTGACGGGCGACACCGAGATCGGCGACGAAACGGTGATCTTCCCTTTCGCCTCCATCGGCGAGATCCCGCAGGATCTGAAATTTGCCGGCGAGCACACCAAGCTGATCGTCGGCAAGCGCAATCGCATCCGTGAAGGCGTGACGATGAACACCGGCACCGAGGGCGGCGGCGGCATCACCCGCGTGGGCGATGATTGTCTCTTCATGACGGGCGCCCATGTGGGCCATGACGCTCAGGTGGGCAACCGCCTGATCATGGCCAACCAGAGCGCTCTGGCGGGCCATTGCGTGATCGAGGATGACGTGATCATCGGCGGGCTCTCGGGAATCCACCAATGGGTGCGCGTCGGGCAGGGGGCCATCATCGGCGCGGTGACGATGGTCACCAATGATGTGATCCCCTACGGCCTTGTGCAAGGCCCGCGCGGCAATCTGGACGGGCTGAACCTCGTCGGGCTGAAACGCCGCGGGGTGGACCGGGCGGATATCACCGCGCTGCGGGCCGCCTTCCAGATGCTGGCGCAGGGCGAGGGCGCTTTTGCCGAGCGCGCCCGGCGCTTGGGCGAGGAAACCGAAAGCGCCTATGTGCAGCAGATCGTGGATTTCATCCTCGGGGAAAGCGATCGCCATTTCCTGACGCCGGGCTGA
- the rseP gene encoding RIP metalloprotease RseP translates to MDILGLIPSFGNVIFTLAAFVIALSVIVAIHEYGHYIVGRWSGIHAEVFSIGFGPVLWSRHDKRGTRWQIAALPLGGYVKFLGDADAASAHVDQATMDRLEGDKDALRHTMPGAPLWARAATVAAGPVFNFVLSIIVFAALALWQGQVREPLTVDQMLPHPVSEAVFEPGDEILAIAGTEIAELSEFRDTVDALPRTPEMEYTIRREGSEQTVTGPYPYPSHAVAVQPGSAAEAAGILAGDVVLAVDGAPVFAFEDMREIVGASDGSEMTLTIWRDGEELELSLAPKRVDLPLAEGGFETRWLIGVTGGLFFEPQTVGRGVLSALDYGVSQTGFIIRSSLSGLYHVITGAISSCNLSGPIGIAETSGAAASQGLNSFIFFIAVLSTAVGLLNLFPIPVLDGGHLVFYAYEAVSGRPPSDKALRVMMAAGLTIMLSLMLFALSNDLFCP, encoded by the coding sequence GTGGATATTCTTGGCCTGATCCCGTCTTTCGGCAACGTCATCTTCACGCTCGCCGCCTTCGTCATCGCGCTGTCGGTGATCGTGGCGATCCATGAATACGGCCATTACATCGTGGGCCGCTGGAGCGGGATCCATGCCGAGGTGTTTTCCATCGGATTCGGCCCCGTCCTATGGTCGCGCCATGACAAGCGCGGCACGCGCTGGCAGATCGCGGCGCTGCCCTTGGGCGGCTACGTGAAGTTCCTTGGCGATGCGGATGCCGCCTCGGCCCATGTGGATCAGGCGACGATGGACCGGCTAGAGGGCGACAAGGACGCCCTGCGCCACACCATGCCCGGCGCGCCCCTCTGGGCGCGGGCGGCCACCGTGGCGGCAGGCCCTGTGTTCAATTTCGTGCTCTCTATCATTGTGTTCGCCGCGCTGGCCCTCTGGCAGGGGCAGGTGCGCGAGCCACTCACTGTGGATCAGATGCTGCCGCACCCGGTGTCGGAAGCGGTTTTTGAGCCCGGCGACGAAATCCTCGCCATCGCGGGCACCGAGATCGCCGAGCTGTCCGAATTCCGTGACACGGTGGACGCCCTGCCGCGCACGCCGGAAATGGAGTACACCATCCGCCGTGAAGGCTCCGAGCAGACGGTGACAGGCCCCTATCCCTATCCCTCCCACGCGGTGGCGGTGCAGCCCGGGTCGGCGGCGGAAGCTGCCGGCATTTTGGCGGGGGATGTGGTCCTCGCCGTGGACGGCGCGCCCGTGTTTGCCTTTGAGGACATGCGCGAGATCGTCGGTGCCTCCGATGGCTCGGAAATGACGCTCACGATCTGGCGCGACGGCGAGGAGCTTGAACTTTCGCTCGCCCCCAAGCGGGTGGATCTGCCGCTGGCGGAAGGTGGCTTTGAAACCCGCTGGCTTATCGGTGTCACCGGCGGGCTGTTCTTCGAGCCGCAGACCGTGGGGCGGGGCGTGCTTTCGGCGCTGGATTACGGCGTGTCGCAGACCGGCTTCATTATCCGCTCCTCGCTGTCCGGCCTCTATCACGTGATCACCGGCGCTATCAGCAGCTGCAACCTGTCCGGCCCCATCGGCATTGCCGAGACATCGGGCGCAGCGGCGAGCCAGGGGCTCAACAGCTTCATTTTCTTCATCGCGGTGCTTTCCACGGCCGTGGGCCTGCTGAACCTCTTCCCGATCCCGGTGCTCGATGGCGGCCACCTCGTGTTTTACGCCTATGAGGCCGTCTCGGGCCGTCCGCCTTCGGACAAGGCGCTGAGGGTGATGATGGCGGCGGGGCTGACGATCATGCTCTCGCTCATGCTCTTTGCGCTGTCGAACGATCTCTTCTGCCCGTGA
- a CDS encoding OmpH family outer membrane protein has product MSKLLRSAGPVLALLAFCGPALAQSADAPLAQPRSSAILTIDQEALFANSLFGRRVQAEAEEAARVLSEENLAIQQELEAEEEALTEQRKVMEPAAFRVLADAFDTKVQDTRALQDQKSREIARSVELARQTFLQRALPTLSDIVRERNAVAVLEIGTVFLSAESIDVTREAVARINADIGDGTESAAPGDQAPEPRPAAPGAGEAAAPAEGGTGQSPAGD; this is encoded by the coding sequence GTGTCCAAACTCCTGCGCAGCGCCGGGCCTGTCCTGGCGCTGCTTGCGTTTTGCGGGCCCGCGCTGGCGCAATCCGCCGATGCGCCTCTGGCGCAGCCGCGCAGCAGCGCCATTCTGACCATTGATCAGGAAGCACTGTTTGCCAATTCGCTGTTTGGGCGGCGGGTGCAGGCGGAGGCCGAAGAGGCCGCGCGCGTCCTGAGCGAGGAGAACCTCGCGATCCAGCAGGAGCTAGAGGCCGAGGAAGAGGCCCTGACCGAGCAGCGCAAGGTGATGGAGCCCGCCGCCTTCCGGGTTCTGGCGGATGCTTTTGACACCAAGGTTCAGGACACCCGCGCGCTGCAGGATCAAAAATCGCGCGAGATTGCCCGCAGCGTGGAACTGGCCCGCCAGACCTTCCTGCAACGGGCGCTGCCCACGCTGTCGGACATCGTGCGCGAGCGCAACGCGGTGGCCGTGCTGGAGATCGGCACAGTGTTCTTGAGCGCTGAATCCATCGACGTCACGCGCGAGGCGGTGGCCCGGATTAACGCCGACATCGGCGATGGCACCGAAAGTGCTGCGCCCGGCGATCAGGCCCCGGAGCCTCGTCCGGCAGCGCCCGGCGCAGGGGAAGCCGCCGCGCCCGCGGAAGGCGGCACAGGGCAGAGCCCCGCCGGCGACTGA
- a CDS encoding LpxI family protein produces the protein MAGRLAILAGSGALPALVLAANPGALVVTFKGVEASVSGCEASFEKIGGLFRLLRAEGVERICLAGAMQRPALNPIRFDTKMLALAPRLLKAMNGGDDTLLSLVVQVFEAEGFTVVGAHELVPGLTPERSMLIGVKPGKVDLTDGARAAAIHAALSPVDVGQGCVVAAGQCLGIETIQGTDALLSFVAQTPAHLKRGARGVFFKSPKAGQEMRVDMPSLGPETVRKAAEAGLAGIFVRAGSVLLIDRVKIAAEVEARGMFLAAWDAP, from the coding sequence GTGGCGGGCCGTCTGGCAATCCTCGCGGGCAGCGGCGCTCTTCCGGCGCTGGTGCTTGCGGCCAACCCCGGCGCGCTGGTGGTGACGTTCAAGGGCGTCGAGGCTTCCGTTTCGGGCTGTGAGGCCAGTTTCGAGAAGATCGGCGGGCTGTTCCGCCTGCTGCGCGCCGAAGGGGTGGAGCGTATCTGCCTTGCCGGGGCCATGCAGCGCCCGGCGCTGAACCCGATCCGCTTTGACACCAAGATGCTCGCGCTCGCCCCGCGCCTGCTGAAGGCGATGAACGGGGGTGATGACACGCTGCTGAGCCTCGTGGTGCAAGTCTTTGAAGCGGAAGGCTTTACTGTTGTTGGGGCACATGAACTGGTGCCCGGCCTGACGCCGGAGCGCAGCATGCTGATAGGTGTCAAACCCGGCAAGGTCGATCTCACAGACGGCGCGCGCGCCGCCGCGATCCACGCGGCGCTCTCGCCGGTGGATGTGGGGCAGGGCTGCGTAGTGGCGGCGGGCCAGTGCCTTGGTATCGAAACCATTCAGGGCACCGACGCGCTGCTCTCTTTCGTGGCGCAAACGCCCGCGCATCTGAAACGCGGCGCGCGCGGGGTGTTCTTCAAATCTCCGAAGGCGGGGCAGGAGATGCGCGTGGACATGCCGAGCCTTGGCCCGGAAACCGTGCGCAAGGCCGCCGAGGCGGGGCTGGCCGGGATTTTCGTGCGCGCAGGCAGCGTGCTGCTGATCGACCGCGTCAAGATCGCCGCCGAAGTCGAGGCGCGCGGCATGTTCCTTGCCGCATGGGACGCGCCATGA
- the lpxB gene encoding lipid-A-disaccharide synthase produces MGRAMKVFILAGEPSGDKLGGALMEGLKTLRPDVAFAGIGGAQMQAQGLKSQFPMEELSVMGLVEVLPKYRHLKRRIRETAEAVLAQKPDVLITIDAPDFSLRVAKLVKAASGIRTVHYVAPTVWAWREGRAAKMAKVIDHVLALFPFEPPYMEAAGMACDFVGHPVVAEPQATGEEAEAFRDSLGMLPGAPLILVLPGSRRGEVSRLAETFGQALVPVLAQRQNARIVVPAAGPVEDLVREVTSQWPGRVQVISAQDPAAKRAAFRAADVALAASGTVSLELAAAATPMVIAYDMNWLTRQIIARMLKVDTVTLVNLVSESRAVPEYLGADCVPDRIAGALLDVLEDPGAQSEAMALTMERLGRGQEDPGLRAARAVLRGLEGH; encoded by the coding sequence ATGGGACGCGCCATGAAGGTCTTCATCCTTGCGGGCGAGCCCTCGGGCGACAAGCTTGGCGGTGCGCTCATGGAAGGGCTCAAAACCCTACGCCCGGATGTGGCGTTCGCAGGCATTGGCGGCGCGCAGATGCAGGCGCAGGGGCTCAAGAGCCAGTTCCCGATGGAGGAGCTTTCGGTGATGGGCCTCGTGGAGGTGCTGCCGAAATACCGCCACCTGAAGCGCCGCATCCGCGAGACAGCCGAGGCCGTTCTGGCCCAGAAACCCGATGTGCTGATCACCATCGACGCGCCGGATTTCTCGCTGCGGGTGGCCAAGCTCGTAAAGGCCGCCTCAGGCATCCGGACCGTGCACTACGTCGCCCCCACCGTCTGGGCCTGGCGCGAAGGGCGCGCGGCGAAGATGGCGAAGGTGATCGATCACGTTCTGGCGCTGTTTCCTTTCGAGCCGCCCTATATGGAAGCCGCCGGGATGGCCTGTGATTTCGTCGGCCACCCGGTGGTGGCGGAGCCGCAGGCCACGGGCGAGGAGGCGGAGGCTTTCCGCGATAGCCTCGGGATGCTGCCCGGCGCGCCGCTGATCCTTGTGCTACCCGGCTCGCGCCGGGGCGAGGTGAGCCGGCTTGCGGAGACCTTCGGGCAGGCGCTCGTGCCGGTTCTGGCGCAGCGCCAGAACGCGCGGATCGTGGTGCCCGCGGCCGGGCCGGTGGAGGATCTGGTGCGCGAGGTCACAAGCCAGTGGCCGGGCCGCGTGCAGGTGATTTCGGCGCAGGATCCGGCGGCCAAGCGGGCAGCGTTTCGCGCGGCGGATGTCGCGCTGGCGGCTTCGGGCACTGTCTCGCTCGAGCTGGCGGCGGCTGCTACGCCCATGGTCATCGCCTACGATATGAACTGGCTCACCCGCCAGATCATCGCGCGGATGCTGAAGGTCGATACCGTCACGCTGGTGAACCTTGTGAGCGAAAGCCGTGCGGTGCCGGAGTATCTGGGCGCGGACTGCGTGCCGGACCGGATCGCGGGCGCGCTGCTGGACGTGCTGGAAGATCCCGGCGCGCAGAGCGAGGCTATGGCGCTCACGATGGAGCGGCTGGGGCGCGGGCAGGAAGATCCGGGGCTTCGGGCGGCAAGGGCTGTGCTGCGCGGGCTAGAAGGCCACTAG
- the bamA gene encoding outer membrane protein assembly factor BamA, translated as MGSAKNGRTGRFANVTRQAAACILTVFSFVFLLVPGQASAQTYQFNTIQVEGNQRIESATIQTYAGIAAGQPVDVAELNDAYQRILASGLFETVVLEPRGSTLFIEVDEYPTINRISIEGNKRLKDEDLLTAVTSQPRRVYSPATVEADAQTLTQAYNIAGRTAASVTPKIIERSDNRVDIVFEIAEGGVTEIERLTFVGNRAFSDRRLRRVLETKQAGYLRRFIRQDSFVQDRIELDKQLLSDFYQARGFVDFQVLSVTSEVSRERDGYFVTFNIREGQSFDIGEVTVVSDLPEIDAAEFLSANKLRTGQTYSPARLDNSVRRLENLALQKGLNFIRVDPRVIRNDRDLTLDIELALVKGPRIFVERIDIEGNTTTLDRVIRRQFKTVEGDPFNPREIRESAERIRALGFFEDAEVNTREGTASDRVIVDVDVIEQPTGALTLGASFGIDAGLGLTLGFSESNFLGRGQLLAVQVGSGSDNVSSSFRFAEPALLGRDLALGFSAFYEESNYDNAFYDTRRAGISPDIGFPVSENGRLSLRYTYSDERISNVSADSSKILLGEEGDLTRSALGYTYSYDSRRSGLNPNTGIVFRFKQDLAGFGGSARYLRTEGLLGAETKILNEEVTVRAILEGGWIDMQKGVSRATDRFFLNRMRGFETNGLGPRDLNVDNQDALGGNMFALARFEADFPLGLPEEYGVSGGLFMDIGSVWSLDNTAGGPQSAACPVTDCTVDDSLNLRAVIGFALFWDTPIGPLRFNFTHALKKEDYDNDRSFDLTISTTF; from the coding sequence ATGGGCAGCGCCAAAAACGGCCGGACCGGCCGGTTTGCGAATGTGACACGCCAGGCAGCGGCATGCATTCTTACAGTTTTTTCTTTTGTTTTTCTTCTGGTTCCGGGGCAGGCCTCTGCCCAGACTTATCAGTTCAACACGATCCAGGTTGAAGGCAACCAGCGGATCGAGAGCGCCACGATCCAGACATACGCGGGAATCGCTGCCGGCCAGCCGGTGGATGTGGCCGAGCTGAACGACGCCTATCAGCGGATTCTTGCCTCCGGCCTGTTCGAAACCGTCGTGCTTGAGCCGCGCGGCTCCACGCTCTTTATTGAGGTGGATGAATACCCGACGATCAACCGCATCTCCATCGAAGGCAACAAGCGCCTGAAGGATGAAGATCTGCTCACCGCCGTCACGTCCCAGCCGCGCCGCGTTTATAGCCCGGCCACCGTGGAAGCCGACGCCCAGACCCTCACGCAGGCCTATAACATCGCAGGCCGCACGGCCGCCTCGGTGACACCCAAGATCATCGAACGCTCCGACAACCGCGTGGATATCGTTTTCGAGATCGCTGAGGGCGGCGTAACCGAGATCGAACGCCTCACTTTCGTGGGCAACCGCGCCTTCTCCGACCGCCGCCTGCGCCGCGTGCTGGAAACCAAACAGGCCGGCTACCTGCGCCGCTTCATCCGCCAAGACAGCTTCGTGCAGGACCGCATCGAGCTCGACAAGCAACTGCTGAGCGATTTCTACCAGGCCCGCGGCTTCGTGGATTTTCAGGTGCTCTCGGTGACGAGCGAAGTCTCCCGCGAGCGCGACGGCTATTTCGTGACCTTCAACATCCGCGAAGGCCAGAGCTTTGACATCGGCGAAGTGACGGTTGTGTCCGATCTGCCTGAGATCGATGCGGCCGAGTTCCTCTCCGCCAACAAGCTGCGTACCGGCCAGACCTATTCGCCTGCGCGCCTTGATAACTCCGTGCGTCGGCTGGAAAACTTGGCGCTCCAGAAGGGACTGAACTTCATTCGCGTCGATCCCCGCGTCATCCGCAACGATCGGGATCTGACGCTCGACATCGAACTGGCACTCGTCAAAGGCCCGCGCATTTTCGTGGAACGCATCGACATCGAAGGCAACACCACGACGCTGGACCGCGTGATCCGCCGCCAGTTCAAGACGGTGGAAGGCGATCCCTTCAACCCACGTGAGATCCGCGAAAGTGCGGAGCGCATCCGCGCGCTTGGCTTCTTCGAGGATGCCGAGGTGAACACCCGCGAAGGCACCGCCTCTGATCGCGTGATCGTGGATGTGGACGTGATCGAACAGCCCACCGGCGCCCTGACGCTGGGCGCGAGCTTCGGCATCGACGCGGGCCTTGGCCTGACGCTGGGCTTCTCCGAATCCAACTTCCTCGGCCGTGGCCAGCTTCTGGCTGTCCAGGTGGGCAGCGGCTCCGACAACGTCTCCTCCAGCTTCCGCTTTGCCGAACCGGCGCTGCTGGGGCGGGATCTGGCGCTTGGCTTCAGCGCCTTCTACGAGGAATCCAACTACGACAACGCCTTCTATGACACCCGCCGCGCCGGGATCTCGCCGGACATCGGCTTCCCCGTCAGCGAAAACGGGCGTCTGTCGCTGCGCTATACCTACTCGGACGAACGGATTTCCAACGTGTCGGCGGACTCGTCCAAAATCCTGCTCGGTGAAGAAGGGGACCTGACGCGCTCGGCACTTGGCTACACTTACAGCTACGACTCGCGCCGCTCCGGCCTGAACCCCAACACGGGCATCGTGTTCCGCTTCAAACAGGATCTGGCCGGCTTCGGCGGCTCCGCGCGCTACCTGCGCACAGAAGGCCTGCTGGGCGCGGAAACCAAGATCCTCAACGAAGAGGTGACGGTGCGTGCCATTCTGGAAGGTGGCTGGATCGACATGCAGAAAGGCGTGTCGCGTGCGACGGACCGGTTCTTCCTCAACCGGATGCGCGGCTTTGAGACCAACGGCCTTGGCCCGCGCGATCTGAACGTCGACAACCAGGATGCGCTGGGTGGCAACATGTTTGCGCTGGCGCGGTTCGAGGCGGATTTCCCGCTCGGCCTGCCCGAGGAATACGGCGTGTCCGGTGGTCTGTTCATGGACATCGGCTCGGTCTGGAGCCTCGACAACACCGCCGGCGGCCCACAATCAGCGGCCTGCCCGGTGACGGATTGTACCGTGGATGACTCGCTGAACCTGCGTGCCGTGATCGGGTTTGCCCTGTTCTGGGACACGCCGATCGGCCCGCTGCGCTTCAACTTCACCCATGCGCTGAAGAAAGAAGACTACGACAACGACCGTTCCTTCGACCTGACGATCTCCACGACGTTCTGA
- the fabZ gene encoding 3-hydroxyacyl-ACP dehydratase FabZ yields MTDPVTSADLELIQRIIPHRYPFLLVDKVRDIKEGKSAVGIKNVTFNEPHFQGHFPGAPIMPGVTIVEAMAQTAAVMVGAHLGLADKNMLVYFMSIDGCKFRRKVVPGDVLELHVEVTKERRKIYKFRGEAFVEGELAAEAEFTAMMDLPQE; encoded by the coding sequence ATGACCGATCCGGTAACCAGTGCCGATCTCGAGCTGATCCAGCGCATCATCCCCCACCGCTACCCCTTCCTGCTGGTGGACAAGGTGCGCGACATCAAGGAGGGCAAATCGGCTGTCGGTATCAAGAACGTCACCTTCAACGAGCCGCATTTCCAGGGCCATTTCCCCGGCGCGCCGATCATGCCGGGCGTGACGATCGTGGAAGCCATGGCGCAGACCGCCGCGGTGATGGTGGGGGCGCATCTGGGCCTCGCCGACAAGAACATGCTGGTCTATTTCATGTCGATCGACGGCTGCAAATTCCGCCGCAAGGTGGTGCCGGGCGACGTGCTGGAGTTGCATGTCGAGGTCACCAAGGAGCGCCGCAAGATCTACAAGTTCCGCGGCGAGGCTTTTGTTGAGGGCGAACTGGCCGCCGAGGCCGAGTTCACCGCGATGATGGATCTGCCGCAGGAGTAA